A stretch of DNA from Acidimicrobiales bacterium:
TCCCCTCGGAGGACATCCACCCCCTTCGCCGGAAGACCATTAGCAGCCCCCCGGCGGCCAGCACCTGCAGCCCGATCCCGACCCCGACGAATACCGGGAAGCTGTCGAGTCGATTGACCATCCATCCGAAGTTCTGCCCGAAGAAACCGGTCAGGAAGCTCAACGGCAGGAAGATCGTGGCGATGATGGTGAGCTGCTTCATTACCACGTTGAGCCGGTTGGACACTGTCGACAGGTGTGTGTCGAGCGCCCCGCTCAGCAGATCGCGATAGCTGTCGACCAAATCGCTGATGCGGATCAGGTGATCGTAGAGGTCCCTGAAATAGCGCTCCGCGTCGGGGGTCATCCCGGGCAGGGAGTCTCGGCCGGAAAGGAGGGATGCGAACATGTCCCGCTGAGGGGTGACGACCTTCCTCATCGCGATAAGAGATCGTTTGAGGTCGAAGAGCGTTCCGAGTTGCTGTTCGGTCGGCCGCGCGAGAATCTCGTCTTCGAGCTCGTCGATCTCGTCGTCGATATGAGCGAGAACCGGGAAATATCCGTCGATGAGCAGGTCCATCACCCGGTACAGCAGCATCACGTGGTCCGGGCGGGGCCCGGCTTTGGCGCGGAGCCGCTCCACCAGCTTGGTGAGATCGGGGCAA
This window harbors:
- the corA gene encoding magnesium/cobalt transporter CorA, with the translated sequence MEGHLITVDGESHEVTTDALKGLIDSGARFWLDLAGLDEQTANTVLRDTFGFHPLAVEDAEHFGQRPKIDPYDGYALIVVYGVSPAGSLVEVHCFYTENYLVTVHHDPCPDLTKLVERLRAKAGPRPDHVMLLYRVMDLLIDGYFPVLAHIDDEIDELEDEILARPTEQQLGTLFDLKRSLIAMRKVVTPQRDMFASLLSGRDSLPGMTPDAERYFRDLYDHLIRISDLVDSYRDLLSGALDTHLSTVSNRLNVVMKQLTIIATIFLPLSFLTGFFGQNFGWMVNRLDSFPVFVGVGIGLQVLAAGGLLMVFRRRGWMSSEGTVPSAVPAERRRVAGNKRWKIVHPAPDRLPALPHPEVPHPHLSLE